From a region of the Mycobacterium sp. SMC-8 genome:
- a CDS encoding MaoC family dehydratase: MKKFKDLAEFVAAEGSQLGPTEWLEITQDRVNLFADATEDHQWIHVDPERAASGPFGGAIAHGLLTLSLLPHFTHQLYSVDNVAMAINYGYNKVRFITPVRVGAKLRARAEITAVKQLDNAVQATLSTTVEIEGSDKPAAVAESIVRFIG, from the coding sequence GTGAAGAAGTTCAAGGATCTCGCCGAGTTCGTCGCCGCCGAAGGCAGTCAGCTCGGCCCGACCGAATGGCTTGAGATCACCCAGGACCGGGTCAACTTGTTCGCTGACGCCACCGAGGACCACCAGTGGATCCACGTCGATCCGGAACGCGCGGCGAGCGGGCCCTTCGGTGGAGCCATCGCCCACGGTCTGCTGACGCTGTCACTGTTGCCTCATTTCACCCATCAGCTCTACTCCGTGGACAACGTCGCGATGGCCATCAACTACGGATACAACAAGGTCCGTTTCATCACCCCGGTGCGGGTCGGCGCGAAGCTGCGTGCGCGGGCTGAAATCACCGCGGTCAAGCAACTCGACAACGCGGTGCAGGCCACCCTGAGCACGACAGTGGAGATCGAGGGCTCGGACAAGCCGGCCGCGGTCGCCGAATCCATCGTGCGTTTCATCGGCTGA